A segment of the Chryseobacterium scophthalmum genome:
TTTAATTGAATTCAAATTCTGCTAAATTTTTCACAAAAAATCATCGCTATTATCTAAAATCATCTTTAAAAGAACTTTCCAAACAGAATCCCGAAACACGCATCCCATATCTCTTATTCCGAAACTAAAAAACAGATTTATAAATCGTAATCGAGCTCATTACAATCACCAAAGTTCCTATAATAATAAACATATTTTTTACAGGAAGTTTTGCGGTGAGCATTGCAGAAAATGGCGCAGTAATAATTCCACCAATTAAAAGACCTAAAATAATATTCCAGTGCTGAATTCCTAAAGTTAAAAAGAAAGTCACTGCAGCAGTTACCGTCAGAATAAATTTTGCAACCGTAGAACTTCCCACTGCAAATCTTGGTGTAAAAGCATTCTTAATTAATGTTCCCGTCACCAAAGGTCCCCATCCTCCACCAGCAAAAGAATCGATGAAACCACCGATAACTCCCAATCGGGTAAGGTTTGTCTTTTTCTTTAAAGCTTTATTTTGTTTAGGTTTAAAAGCATTTGATAAGATCTGAATTCCAAGATACAAAGTGTAGAAAGAAATCACCGTTTTTGTAATTTTCGAATAATATTCACCCAGATAAGTCAGCGAAACGGCTCCGATAATTGCTCCGATAATTGCAGGAATAGCTAGTTTTTTTACCAGACTTTTACTTACATTTTTTAGCTTAATATGACTGATACTTCCGGCCGCTGTTGTAAAACTTTCGGCAGAATGAATACTTGCACTCACTGCATGCGGAGGAATT
Coding sequences within it:
- a CDS encoding sulfite exporter TauE/SafE family protein; the protein is MVISQKIQFRLNVLFITVAVLAITFLSLYSLGYLDELEIILAKDNYIFYWMLLVGVFAEVVAGSMGMGYGVICTTTLLFLGIPPHAVSASIHSAESFTTAAGSISHIKLKNVSKSLVKKLAIPAIIGAIIGAVSLTYLGEYYSKITKTVISFYTLYLGIQILSNAFKPKQNKALKKKTNLTRLGVIGGFIDSFAGGGWGPLVTGTLIKNAFTPRFAVGSSTVAKFILTVTAAVTFFLTLGIQHWNIILGLLIGGIITAPFSAMLTAKLPVKNMFIIIGTLVIVMSSITIYKSVF